Genomic DNA from Nicotiana tabacum cultivar K326 chromosome 21, ASM71507v2, whole genome shotgun sequence:
TCTTCCATTCCTGCAGGAAAAATTGATGCTCAATACGCTGCAGTTTAATATGTCGGTTCCAACTCCATATGTTTTTATGAGAAGATTTCTCAAAGCTGCTCAATCGGATAAAAAGGTTAGCGATAGAGGAGaattttgacatttttaatttttacactCTAGAGGCTGTTACATTCATTAACTCTGCATCCTGTTTACAGCTTGAGCTACTTTCGTTCTTCTTGATCGAACTTTGCCTCGTGGAATATGAAATGCTTAAATTTCCACCATCATTTATCGCTGCTGCTGCAATCTACACAGCTCAGTGCACATTTTATGGTGTTAAACAATGGAGTAAGACGTGCGAGCTGCACACTAAATACTCGGAAGATCAACTTCTGTGAGTGTAGTTACAACCTCTACATTGCTTGATGTTGTTTGCCAAATTTCTCAAGATTTCTCTAATTTAACATATTTTTGTTCCTTGCTTTTATAGGGAGTGTTCCAGATTGATTACGGGATTCCACCAAAAGGCAGCAACAGGGAAATTAACCGGGGTACATAGAAAGTACAATACATCTAAATTTGGTTATGTGGCAAAATGTGAGCCTGCTCATTTTCTTCTTGTGCAGACCCGATAATAGGAAAGGGCATGTATAGTTTTCGCTAACTTTACGTGACATCTGTAATTGGGTTGGTATTATTACATTGGGGGTGGGGTTACAGAACTAAAATAACTCAGCAACTGCTGTTGCCCCGCGGAATTTGACAACTTCTACTAGATATAGCTCTCTCATGCAAACGTTGTTTCACTATGTTCAATTTGAAACATACCTGAattgtatttttactttttaccaCAAGTAATAAAAGATCTTAGATATTCTTCATAATTTCTCCCCACTTTGGCTTTGGCCTTTTATCAAGTAATTTTATATCACTCTGTATCAACAATATTGAAACAGAGCTAACGTTTTTGCGTCCTGATATTATAATGTCCTTCAACCGATCCTTAACTTCTTCTGTATAACCATTTGAATGTCTTGCAGCAATATCACCACTATGGAACCATCCTCCTCTAAAGGCTTTTTCTGTTGCTTTAACATCTTTTAAGTATCCACTCGTTACAGTATTCCCTCCAACATAAGTTTGCCCGTTGTCATTTGGCACCTTTGTCATTGTGACATCAACTTCCTGTAAAAAGAAGCGCTGCACTCCTTGCCTTGCTTTCAGAGTTAATCGTTCCTGAAGCAAGATGTGTACTCGGACCAGTCTCTGTCAGTCCATATAAATGAGTCACTCTGAATCCCAACTCCTCAATCTTGGCAATGATGAACCACCTGTTGTTATTTCAACCTTGGGATCTCTCTTTCGGAGAGACGCGCCTAGGCAAACGTTAGTGCAGCCAAGTCTCAAATAAGGCACCATCCATCGCAGTGAAACATTGGAAGAGTCCAAGCGTAAGTAGGCATTTATGTTGAGAAATGAACTATTGTAATGAAAGGGTATTATGGACATTACACACTAAGTTAGTTAGAGGTAGTTAAGATGGTTAATTAGTTAGTAAGTTCCAGATACTAGTTAGTATAAAACTACCTAATTgtcctgattttattttttaacacaTTAGTAATACTACTGAAGATCATCACTTTCTCTAtccttctcttcgtctctctacCTAATCCGTAACAGATTATTTCATGGTATCAAAGCCCTTGCTCGAAAAATTTCGAAGCTGGAAAAACAACTAGTTAATTAAAGCCTTTCTCTAGAAATTTTGATTTGGGAATTCAAGAAATAGGTTCAATTAAAGAACAATTAGGAACCACAACTGGTGTTGATTCAGGGGAACGTGTAACCAAATCACAATGGCAACACGATGAATGGAGCGAATCCAGTCACCGGAGTTGATTACAATCATCTGTTGTTCTTGTCTCCGACAGATGTAAGTGGAATTCAGATTATCTCTTTTCAGTTAACTGGCATTGAAAATTACTCAGTTTGGCATAGATCTATGCGTGTTGCTCTGTTAGGTCGAAATAAATTAGGCCTAGTAGATGGAACATGTAAGAAAGAAAACTTCCCTTTGACAATGTGGAATCATTGGGAGCTTGTAAATGCCATTGTATTGTCTTGGATTATGAATTCTATTTCCAAAGGTTTACTAGGAGGAATCATGTATGCATCTAGTGCACAAGTAGTTTGGGATGATCTCTCTGAAAGGTTTAGCCAGATTGATGGTACAAGATCCTTTAATCTTCATAGAGAAATTGCTAATTGGAACCAAGGAACTTCGCCCGTGTCTGTATATTACTCAAGACTCAAAGATATGTGGGAAGAGTTTGAGGTACTAGTACCTTCTCCAGGCTGTGACTACCCAAATTCCAGAGATTTTGTGGTATACTTACAGAAACTGAAGCTATATCAGTTCTTGATGGGTTTAAATGGGTCATATGCTTATGATAAGTCCTCTTCCAACTTTGAACCAAGCATATGCCATAATTGTCAGTGATGAAAGCCAAAAATTAATGGCGGCCAATGCTGGAATATTAGGTTCAAACCCAGGCACAAATGCAGGAACATATGACACTGCATTGTATACAAGAAGTACTGAAAAATTCAAGAAGAACTATAACCTGTATTGTGACTATTGCAAACTTAAAGGTCACACCAAACAGAATTGTTATAAACTAGTGGGATATCCTCCTGATTTTAAACCAAAGATGAGAAGGGGAACTGGTATCAATGCAGCCTACAATGTGATTACTGATCATGGTGCTACATAAACTATAATCAGCTAGGGTACAATGAGGTTACTAATAACACTGTAAAATTCAACACCTCACAAAAACCTACAAACTACAGTCAATTTGGAGATCAGCAGACCTCGGGGCATCCTCAAAGTGCCAACTTAAGTCAGCTGGGAAATATTGGAACTTGTACCCTCAGCAAAGAACAATATGATCAGATATTGCAGCTGCTCAACAAAATGCCCTCTGTCAACTCAGGTGCCAGTTCTTCAGCAAATGTGGCAGGTATAAGGTATAAGCAATGCCTTATTAGCTACTAGCTCTTCAAGATGGATAATAGATACAGGAGCTACCAATCATATGGTAGCAGACATAGATTTGATAGACAGTTTCACAGTTAGACAGCCTCAATATCCTAAGAAAGTATATATGCCAAATGGGGACCTGGCCTATGTCACTCACACTGGAACTAGTAGATTATCAGATAGTATTTCAGTGCCAAATGTGTTTCACATTCCACAGTTATAATATAATATGCTGTCACTTGCTAAGCTAACAAAGGAATTACAGTGCTCAACCACTTTCTTTCctgatttttgtatttttcaggaGCTCTTCAGTGGGAGAATGAAGGGGATTGGTAGAGAAGACTGTGGGCTCTACATTTTTGAATGTTCAGAGACTAAGAAGAAAGAAGACATCTTGTTAGCTGCTAGAAGTGAAGACTCACAAACAAGTCTAAACATGACTGATGTAGAGTTGTGGCATAAAAGATTTGGTCATGTGTTTACTAAAGTGCTGAATAAACTCATTCATGTAAATACAGACATCATAGCTAGCAAGCTAGATAAGTGTACTGTCTGTCCATGTGCAAAACAGACAAGACTCCTATTTCCTACGGGTAGTATAAAGTCCTCTAAGTGTTTTGATTTGGTTCATATGGATTTTTGGGGTCCTTACAAAGTTGCCACTTATGATGAAATAAGTACTTCTTAACAATAGTAGATGATTACTCCAGAATGACTTGGGTTTTTCTACTAAAGCTGAAATCAGATGTATGTTACCTACAACATTTTATTACCTTTATAAAAACCCAGCATGACAAGACTATAAAAGTAGTGAGAACTGACAATGGAACTGAGTTTCTAAACTCGGTATGCAGTAATCTATTTCAAAAACTAGGAATTGTTCATCAAAGAACATGTGCTTATACTCTCCAACAGAATGGGGAGCAGAAAGAAAGCACAGGCATATCCTAGAAGTTACAAGAGCTACCAGATTCCAAGCTGGTATACCAATTAAATTCTAGGAAAAATGTGTTTTGGCTGTTGTATATCTTATAAATAGACTTCCAAGTCCAGTGATTAACAACCAAACTCCTTATGAAAGGTTATATCACAGAAAACCATCATATATCAACACTTAAAGATTCTGGGGTGTATGTGCTATGCCAAGATCATTAACCAACATGACAAGTTAATGACAAAAAAATCTAGCAGTTCACATGGGGTATACAGAGGTTCAAAAAGGATATATATTACATGATTTAACAGAGAAAATCTTCTTTGTCAACAGAGATGTGGTATTTAAAGAAGATGTGTTTTCTTTCAAACATCAGAAAACAAGCAATCAACCTCTATTCCCTAATCATGTGCCACTAGATCTTCAACACAGATGGTACTTAAACTCCCAGCAAACACAGACACCACTCAATACAGAACAGCCCATGGTCAGTGACATTAATTTGGAAAACACATACTCCAATACTAATGCAGACATGGAAAACTCAACTGTTCAGATGGATGACATATATCAAGACAATGATATTTCCTCACAGCAACTGCAACAACATACAACTAACACTTCATTACCAAATGCAGTTCAGCAGATACACAGCCAGTCACAAAGTCTTCCTAATAACACTTTAACACAACCAGAATATAGAAGGTCCAGCAGGGACAAACAACCTCTAATTTGGATGAAAGGTCCATCACGAAGTTCCATATGCCATCTCAAAATATATTTCATATGAACAACTATCTCCTACTTATCAAACCTATATAGCTGCAACTTCAATTGAAACAGAACCTACATCCTATAAAGAAGCCATCAGAGATTTTAGATGGATAGAGGCAATGAAAGCAGAAATTGATGCACTACAAACAAATCATACACGAGACATTGTGTcattaccaaaaggaaagataCTTATTGGATGCAAATGGATATACAAAATCAAACACAAAGCTATAgaagaagttgaaagatttagaGAAATGTTAGTAGCAAAAGGATATAGCCAAAAGGAAGGGATTGACTATCAAGAAACCTACTCTCCTGTGGTAAAAATGAAAACAGTGAGAACAGTTTTAGCTATTGCTGCTGCAAGAAACTGGAAcatacatcaaatggatgtttaTAATGCATTTCTTCAAGGTGACTGACCTCTATGATGAAATCTACATGGAACCTCCACAGGGATTTAAAAGCCACAGGAGAATAAACCAGTATGCAGACTCATTAAATCCATGGGCTGAAACAAGCCCCTAGACAGTGGAATGCAAAATTAACTGAAGCATTTTTAAGGAATCAGTTTCAACAAAGCCAATTTGATCACTCTCTATTCATCAAAAGAACTTCAGAAAGAGTCATTATGGTGCTAGTTTATGTAGATGATATGTTAATAACAGGGGACAACTTGAAACTGATTATTGAAACAAAAATAATACTACAACAAACATTCAAAATGAAAGATCTCGGAGATTTGAAGTACTTTCTGGGCATATAATTTGCTAGATCCAAGCAAGGTATCCTAATACATCAAAGAAAGTATGCATTAGAGCTCATATCAGAGGTTGGACTATCAGCTGCAAAACCTGCTATTACTCCTTTGGATACTAACATTAAACTTACAACGAAGGAATATGATGACCATTGCACCAAACCAGAAAAACCTGAAAGTGATCCCTTAGCAGATCAGAAGACTTATCAGAGGTTAGAGGGAAAGTTACTCTATTTAACTATGACTCGACCAGAAATATCATTCAGTGTTCAAACCTTAAGTTAATTTCTTCAACAACCTAAAAAATCCTATATGGAGGCAGCACTTAGGATTGTCAGATATGTGAAGAATCAACAAGGACAAAGCATTCTACTAAGcagcaataacaacaataacatcaCTGCCCATTGTGATGCTGACTGGGCTGCATGCCCGTACTCTAGAAGATCTGTAACTGGTTATCTTATCAAACTAGGAGATTCACTGGTCTCTTGGAAATCCAAGAAACAAACTACTGTGTCTAGAAGCTCTGCTCTAGCTGAATACAGAAGTATTGCAGCCACTGTTGCTGAGACAATTGGCTGCAAGGATTGCTTAAAGAAATTGGAATAGAATTCAACCTTCCAGTTGACATCTACGGTGATAGCAAAGCTACAATGCAGATTGCAGATAACCCTATTTATCATGAACGAACCAAACACATTGAGATATATTGCCATTTTATAAGGGAGAAAATCATTCAAGGATTGATAACTACCAATTACATCAACAGCAGAGATCAACCTGCAGACCTCCTTACTAAAGGATTATGCAAAGTTCAACATAACTACTTGAGTTTCAAGCTAGGAGTTTACAATATTTTTACACTACCTAGCTTGATGGGGAGTGTTGAGAAATGAACTATTGCAATGAAAGGGTATTATGGACATTACACACTCAGTTAGTTAGAGGTAGTTAAGATGGTTAATTAGTTAGTAAGTTCCAGATATTAGTTAGTATATACCTACCTAATTGtactgattttattttttaacacaTTAGTAATACTACTGAAGATCATCACTTTCTCTCTAtcctttctcttcttctctctcgctcatcctcttcttcatcttcctcttaTTCTGTTCTTGAATCCTTTTGCACAGTAACAGATTATTTCAATTTAGCTCATTCCATGAATGAAAGAAGTAGCAAACAGTATTGAAAATATGCTCATCTGTAATAGTAAACAACTCGCTTAGGATGTGCATGTCTATAATTTAACATTAGTGAGATAAAGTTCACTTGGCTACCTACATCACAACCTCTTAGGGTGCGGCCCTTTCCTGGATCCTGCGTGAACGCGTGATGCTTTGTGCGCCGAGCTGCCCTTAACATGATCAAATTCACTTATTGGAGCAGGCTGAGAGTCTGACAAAAATGAGTTTGGCTTGTGAATGCCTTAGCTAGACTAATATCATAGCTGAATCATGGCATGCGTTTAATGTACAAAGAACAGCTCCAGCCATTGACACTCAAAGGCGGAGCCAGGATTTAAAGTTAGTGGGTTTGGCCAAATTCACTTATTGGAGCAGGCTGAGAGTCTGACAAAAATGAGTTTGGCTTGTGAATGCCTTAGCTAGACTAATATCATAGCTGAATCATGGCATGCGTTTAATGTACAAAGAACAGCTCCAGCCATTGACACTCAAAGGCGGAGTCAGGATTTAAAGTTAGTGGGTTTGGCTGAACCCGTATCTTGCACGCTATCTCCGCCCCTATTGGCACTACAAAATACAACTCTAGCACTGCAGGTGCATTAGGAGCCACTGTGGCAACTTGTTAAACAATTTAAAGTCATCATTGTGAGAAATAATGCAAGAAATAGTGACATTGATTCTAATGAAATTGAACTAATTAATCAGTTCCTTTCCCCATATAAtttgcaatttcaatcacaaGAAAGATATTAAAAGAACGATTGGACAGAAATAAAGACGGAGATTGAGATGGAGAAGAGAGAATCAATTAATTGGTAGTCAGTAATAGTAACGGTGGCTTGAGGTTGAAAATGTATGAATAAGAAATGGGCTAACCTAGAAGTGTTTGAGGAAGAATTGGGTTTATGGTTCAACGAAATAAATTAccttaatttgttttttttttaaatctcaaTTATATGTGTAAAATAGTTGGCACCTTCTAATTGGGTCACTAATCCATATAGGAGCTTGTGTAACTAGCGTATTAGACCTGTTAAAAATTTGTGTCTACGAGTTCAACTTTATATAAGTTATGGTTTATATATGTGCACACCCAAAATTGAAGTGCTTACTTGCCTGCAGTGACCAAGTTTGAGTATCTGTTTTTGTGTTATGCCAAAAATTTATCTTGTTGCTGATTCAGTTTAATAAGATTTGTTGTTTGAGTTCgaagaaaaaaatacaatatttgtttttcttttcaatttttaaatatGTTTGTCTTATTTAACTGTTTAGGAAGTCCTTTTTATTAGAAAATGTCGAAAAACGTCTTTTATAAATAAAGATTGTCAAGCAAAGACACGTATAGAGagaaattgatatattattcgaattcagattgatgtacataatgaattgaaatttattctatttatagaaaaaaaggaagctgatgtgtaagctgctactataccagatatggataatcttctactgagagtaatgtttatccataatagagtactgaaaggataagctcactATACCAGATATAAATAATCTTCTACTGGGGttatgtttatccataacggagtatcgaaaggatgagcttattatacccggtatggataatcttctacggggataatgtttatccataaccgggtaccgaagtgataagcttcttcaggaagtttatttttaatagagtactaaatagataaacatatttacggcggaatctcatatggataagcttcttcaggaagcttatttacaacggagtactaaatgaacatccataatataatatatttataacactccccttggatgttcattaaaaaataatgtgcctcattaaaaccttaataggaaaaaccacgtgggaaaaaaatcctagtgaaggaaaaagagtacacatatttagtaatacgcattgctaggtgcctcattaaaaaccttataaggaaaaccacatgggaaaaaatcttagtaaggaaaaaagagcgcatcgcgtattttactcccccttatgaaaaccttgtttcaattatttgagtctccacattccaatcttgtataccatcttctcaaaagttgaagttggcaaagatttagtgaataaatctgctggattatcacttgaacggatctgttgcacatcaatgtcaccatttttctgaaggtcgtgtgtgtagaataattttggtaaaatgtacttcgttctatctccttttataaatcctcccttcaattgggctatgcatgcaacattgtttcgtataaaattgtgggtcttttctcacattccaaacgatatttttctcgaataaaatgaattattaatatcaaccatacgcattccctacttgcttcatgaatagctattat
This window encodes:
- the LOC142175135 gene encoding uncharacterized protein LOC142175135, whose translation is MNGANPVTGVDYNHLLFLSPTDVSGIQIISFQLTGIENYSVWHRSMRVALLGRNKLGLVDGTCKKENFPLTMWNHWELVNAIVLSWIMNSISKGLLGGIMYASSAQVVWDDLSERFSQIDGTRSFNLHREIANWNQGTSPVSVYYSRLKDMWEEFEVLVPSPGCDYPNSRDFVVYLQKLKLYQFLMGLNGSYAYDKSSSNFEPSICHNCQ